One Setaria viridis chromosome 7, Setaria_viridis_v4.0, whole genome shotgun sequence genomic region harbors:
- the LOC117864312 gene encoding remorin: protein MAEEAAKKVEVEVAKEPEAAPAAAEAAKEDVAEEKAVIPASEPPAAEEKPVVEEKPADDSKALAIVEKVADEPAAEKPAAEKQGSSNDRDLALARVETEKRNSLIKAWEENEKTKAENKAAKKISAILSWENTKKANIEAQLKKIEEELEKKKAEYAEKMKNKVAIIHKEAEEKRAMVEAKRGEEVLKAEEMAAKYRATGHAPKKLIGCFGA from the exons ATGGCTGAGGAGGCGGCCAagaaggtggaggtggaggtcgcCAAGGAGCCcgaggcggcaccggcggccgcAGAGGCGGCCAAGGAGGACGTCGCCGAGGAGAAGGCTGTCATCCCCGCCAGCGAACCGCCAGCCGCGGAGGAGAAGCCGGTCGTGGAGGAGAAGCCGGCCGACGACTCCAAGGCCCTGGCCATCGTCGAGA AGGTTGCAGATGAACCTGCTGCAGAGAAACCTGCAGCTGAGAAGCAAGGGAGCTCCAATGATAGAG ATCTCGCACTTGCAAGGGTGGAAACTGAGAAAAGGAACTCTTTGATCAAAGCATGGGAAGAGAATGAGAAGACAAAAGCTGAGAACAA GGCTGCCAAAAAAATATCTGCTATTCTTTCATGGGAGAACACAAAGAAAGCGAACATAGAAGCGCAACTGAAGAAGATTGAG GAGGAACTGGAAAAGAAGAAGGCTGAATACGCCGAGAAGATGAAGAACAAAGTGGCAATCATTCACAAGGAAGCCGAAGAGAAGAGAGCAATGGTCGAAGCAaagcgcggcgaggaggtccTGAAGGCCGAGGAGATGGCTGCCAAGTACCGCGCCACCGGCCATGCTCCCAAGAAGCTCATCGGGTGCTTTGGAGCCTAA
- the LOC117863825 gene encoding transcription factor LAF1, whose amino-acid sequence MGCKACQKPKVQYRKGLWSPEEDEKLRDFILRYGHGCWSALPAKAGLQRNGKSCRLRWINYLRPGLKHGMFSREEEETVMSLHAKLGNKWSQIARHLPGRTDNEVKNYWNSYLKKRVEGGAQAKCAADPATPAGSDVRAGSPNPSDNGRERANHPASSDSSEPVESSSADDSSCLTVTEPARAGAVRPHAPVLPKVMFADWLDMDYGTSLAALGPDAGVFDVSGRSPGQGLSHQGSVQVDGPCGAVDSLHGLGDGGICGWGFDAAVDQMDVQGGGFCDLLSMTEFLGIN is encoded by the exons ATGgggtgcaaggcgtgccagaagcccaaggtgcagtACCGCAAGGGCCTgtggtcgccggaggaggacgagaagCTCCGCGACTTCATCCTCCGCTACGGCCACGGCTGCTGGAGCGCGCTCCCCGCCAAGGCCG GGCTGCAGCGCAACGGCAAGAGCTGCAGGCTGAGGTGGATCAACTACTTGAGGCCGGGGCTGAAGCACGGCATGTTCtcccgggaggaggaggagaccgtcATGAGCCTCCACGCCAAGCTCGGCAACAA GTGGTCTCAGATCGCGCGGCACCTGCCGGGCCGGACCGACAACGAGGTGAAGAACTACTGGAACTCGTACCTCAAGAAGCGCGTCGAGGGCGGCGCGCAGGCCAAGTGCGCGGCGGACCCGGCGACACCCGCCGGTTCCGACGTCCGCGCCGGGAGCCCCAACCCCAGCGACAACGGCCGGGAACGCGCCAACCACCCCGCGAGCTCTGACTCGTCGGAGCCGGTCGAGTCGTCCTCGGCCGACGACTCGAGCTGCCTCACCGTCACCGAGCCCGCCAGGGCGGGCGCGGTGCGGCCGCACGCTCCCGTGCTCCCCAAGGTCATGTTCGCGGACTGGCTCGACATGGACTACGGCACCAGCCTGGCGGCGCTGGGTCCGGACGCCGGCGTCTTCGACGTGAGCGGGCGCAGCCCGGGGCAGGGCCTGAGCCACCAGGGGTCCGTGCAGGTGGACGGCCCGTGCGGCGCGGTGGATTCCCTGCAcgggctcggcgacggcggcatctGCGGCTGGGGGTTCGACGCGGCGGTGGATCAGATGGACGTGCAGGGAGGAGGGTTCTGCGATCTGCTCTCCATGACCGAGTTCCTTGGGATCAACTAG
- the LOC117863822 gene encoding DEAD-box ATP-dependent RNA helicase 6 yields the protein MDPRARYPPGIGNGRGGNPNYYGRGPPPQQQQHHHQQPPPPSQAYHQQYVQRQPQPQPSQHLSQQQQQQQWLRRRQIAGEAAGAGAQKATPAVDGIDSSSQDWKAQLKLPPQDTRYRTEDVTATKGNEFEDYFLKRELLMGIYEKGFERPSPIQEESIPIALTGSDILARAKNGTGKTAAFCIPALEKIDQDKNAIQVVILVPTRELALQTSQVCKELGKHLKIQVMVTTGGTSLKDDIIRLYQPVHLLVGTPGRILDLTKKGICVLKDCSMLIMDEADKLLSPEFQPSIEQLIRYLPSNRQILMFSATFPVTVKEFKDKYLPKPYVINLMDELTLKGITQFYAFVEERQKVHCLNTLFSKLQINQSIIFCNSVNRVELLAKKITELGYSCFYIHAKMLQDHRNRVFHDFRNGACRNLVCTDLFTRGIDIQAVNVVINFDFPKNAETYLHRVGRSGRFGHLGLAVNLITYEDRFNLYRIEQELGTEIKPIPPQIDRAIYCQ from the exons ATGGATCCGCGGGCCAGGTACCCTCCTGGCATCGGGAACGGCCGCGGCGGGAACCCTAACTACTACGGCCGCGGCCCGCCCccgcagcagcaacagcatcaccaccagcagccgccgccgccgtcgcaggcGTACCATCAGCAGTACGTACAGCgtcagccgcagccgcagccctcGCAGCACCTCagccagcaacagcaacagcagcagtgGCTTCGGCGTCGGCAGATCGCTGGCGAGGCCGCGGGTGCTGGCGCACAGAAGGCAACGCCTGCCGTGGACGGCATCGATTCAAG TTCACAAGATTGGAAGGCTCAGCTGAAGCTTCCACCTCAAGATACACGATACAGAACAGAA GATGTTACTGCAACCAAGGGAAATGAATTCGAAGACTATTTTCTGAAACGTGAACTTCTTATGGGGATATATGAGAAAGGATTTGAAAGGCCTTCACCTATCCAAGAAGAAAGCATCCCTATTGCATTAACTGGTAGTGACATTCTTGCAAGAGCAAAGAATGGAACTGGCAAAACTGCTGCATTTTGTATACCTGCACTAGAAAAGATTGACCAAGACAAAAATGCGATTCAAG TTGTCATATTAGTCCCTACAAGGGAATTGGCTTTACAAACTTCGCAAGTCTGCAAAGAACTTGGGAAACACTTGAAAATTCAAGTAATGGTCACTACTGGAGGAACCAGCCTAAAGGATGATATTATTCGGCTTTATCAACCTGTTCATTTACTAGTTGGGACACCTGGTCGAATTTTGGACCTTACAAAGAAAGGCATTTGCGTTCTGAAGGATTGTTCGATGCTTATAATGGATGAG GCGGATAAGCTTCTTTCTCCAGAGTTTCAACCTTCTATTGAGCAGTTGATTCGATACCTTCCATCGAATCGGCAGATTTTGATGTTCTCAGCAACATTTCCTGTGACCGTTAAGGAATTTAAGGATAAATATCTGCCTAAACCTTATGTTATTAACCTTATGGATGAACTTACGCTCAAGGGAATTACACAGTTCTATGCTTTTGTGGAAGAAAGGCAGAAAGTTCATTGCCTTAATACTCTCTTTTCCAAG CTGCAAATTAACCAATCCATAATATTCTGTAACTCTGTAAACCGTGTTGAACTTTTGGCAAAGAAGATTACTGAGCTTGGTTACTCTTGCTTCTACATCCACGCTAAAATGCTGCAAGATCATCGCAATAGGGTATTTCACGATTTTCGCAACGGTGCATGCAGGAACCTTGTGTGTACAG ATCTTTTTACGAGGGGAATAGATATCCAAGCTGTCAATGTTGTGATCAACTTTGATTTCCCCAAGAACGCAGAAACATATCTTCACAGG GTTGGTAGATCTGGGAGATTTGGCCACCTTGGTCTGGCTGTGAATTTGATCACATACGAGGATCGGTTTAACTT GTATCGGATTGAGCAGGAACTTGGAACAGAGATAAAACCAATACCTCCTCAGATAGACCGGGCTATATATTGCCAATAG
- the LOC117863824 gene encoding transcription factor MYB17, with protein sequence MPPSSLWRSLVVVAAAGGENPSHLWPPDPPRPINPSAFMATAPPPPPLTPRSRRRRCRRHRGRTESDRRRSAAAAAASMGRTPCCDSKGIKKGPWAPEEDKLLVDFVQANGPGNWRMLPKLAGLNRCGKSCRLRWTNYLRPDIKRGPFTPEEHNSIVQLHAVVGNKWSMIAAQLPGRTDNEIKNYWNTHLKKQLRQEALAGADAAAAQQLALSAAAASPCPAARHMAQWETARLEAEARLSLLSSSAATTLTSAAAAAAAAAASSSSSTAAEHAAPDIFLRLWNSEVGESFRGTAHGPAEAGAPALLPAPRGGDDSSAASTNGTEAADDYHAFLELAVEEFALLHGRLGGAFSEFTPVDVHVLAEASCLFTPFE encoded by the exons AtgcccccctcctctctctggCGCTCTCTCGTCGTCGTTGCAGCAGCAGGAGGTGAAAATCCGTCGCATTTATGGCCACCGGATCCTCCTCGGCCTATAAATCCGTCGGCATTTATGGccacggctcctcctcctcctcccctcactccTCGCtcccgtcgtcgtcgctgccgaCGCCATCGAGGGAGAACGgagagcgaccgacgacggtctgctgcagcggcggcggcgtccatggGGAGGACTCCGTGCTGCGATAGCAAGGGGATCAAGAAGGGGCCGTGGGCGCCCGAGGAGGACAAGCTGCTCGTCGACTTCGTCCAGGCCAACGGGCCCGGCAACTGGCGCATGCTCCCCAAGCTCGCGG GGCTGAACCGgtgcggcaagagctgccggCTCCGGTGGACCAACTACCTGCGGCCAGACATCAAGCGCGGGCCCTTCACCCCCGAGGAGCACAACTCTATCGTCCAGCTCCACGCCGTCGTCGGCAACAA GTGGTCCATGATCGCGGCGCAGCTGCCGGGGCGGacggacaacgagatcaagaactactggaacacGCACCTCAAGAAGCAGCTCCGCCAGGaggcgctcgccggcgcggacgccgccgccgcccagcagctCGCCttgtcggcggcggctgcgtcaCCCTGCCCTGCCGCGCGCCACATGGCCCAGTGGGAGACCGCCCGCCTCGAGGCCGAGGCgcgcctctccctcctctcgtcCTCGGCTGCCACGACGCTcacttccgccgccgccgccgccgccgccgccgccgcctcctcgtcgtcgtccaccgCCGCGGAGCACGCGGCGCCAGACATCTTCCTGCGCCTCTGGAACTCGGAGGTCGGGGAGTCCTTCCGCGGCACCGCGCACGGCCCGGCGGAAGCCGGTGCGCCGGCGCTGCTGCccgcgccccgcggcggcgacgactccTCGGCCGCGTCGACCAACGGGACCGAGGCGGCGGACGACTACCACGCGTTCCTGGAGCTGGCGGTGGAGGAGTTCGCGCTGCTGCACGGCCGGCTCGGTGGCGCGTTCTCGGAGTTCACGCCGGTCGACGTGCACGTTCTCGCCGAGGCGTCGTGCCTGTTCACGCCGTTCGAGTAG